The Streptococcus sp. DTU_2020_1001019_1_SI_AUS_MUR_006 sequence TTTTCTACTACGAGTTTCCTCTTTACTGTTTACCATGCCAAACATAGCTACTACGGCCGTATGGTAAGTATCGATGCTCACTTCGTGGAACAATTCCCATCTCTCAATCTCTTTTCTATCTTCTCTATCTTAGTAGCGACAAGCCTCTTCTTCTTTTCAATCCTCATGGGTGGATTCGTAGTCAAACGTTTTGTCGATCAGGACAGCGATTGGACACTGGAAAGAGCCTTTCAAGAGTATGGCAGGCTCTTCGCCCTTCCTATCCTACTGACAGGCGTCTCTAGCTTCTTTGCCTTCTTTAACGGCCTACGCTTTGCGGCTCTTCTCTGTCTCATTAGTATTGGTATGGTTCTACTTGGCAACCTCTACATCATCTCAAGACCGAGTAAGGATAGTAAAACTGATCCTTTCTACCGTCTTCTCTTCGCAGTCCTCGTCAACGGAAGCGTCCTATTTCTCTTTTTCCTAGCAGAAATGGCACTGGTTTTTGATTATCTCCGAATTCTAGCTTTTATGTAAGATAAAGGTAGCGAGATAGAAAGATATTAGCTTTAGAGGATCATTACTATAAAATTTTAGAAACAAAAAAGCGAACTAGACAGAATTCTGATAATCAGAAAACTAATCTTGTTCGCTTTTTAACTTTATAGAAACTTTTGTTTCACAGATTCCTTATTTATCTATTTGCTAAGACTTCAAAATCCTCTCCTGAAACTGGTCCTACCTCTATTTGGTTAGCGTCCAAATCCTGACAAAG is a genomic window containing:
- a CDS encoding DUF6574 domain-containing protein, whose translation is MTQEWFESADFEKTANNDKKDSPSDSVLLEEDSDTKEESPVVEENSQAIPEDKDADLEKVEAEEQEETEEELATKTDKSEEPVKEVSQISKPLTSKSLESPFLPDPTPTKTAIFKEELADFWTWLLGALKEPTARFDTDKKHSYNAFALLTIFSTTSFLFTVYHAKHSYYGRMVSIDAHFVEQFPSLNLFSIFSILVATSLFFFSILMGGFVVKRFVDQDSDWTLERAFQEYGRLFALPILLTGVSSFFAFFNGLRFAALLCLISIGMVLLGNLYIISRPSKDSKTDPFYRLLFAVLVNGSVLFLFFLAEMALVFDYLRILAFM